One window from the genome of Tolypothrix sp. NIES-4075 encodes:
- a CDS encoding PAS domain-containing sensor histidine kinase, which translates to MLDAEKFQNQLADNLLSLHQQINKQANYSMVATVEEGMVLQLADGTIQAGNTACERILGLSAEQLIGHTSVDHPWQSIHEDGSPFPGETHPAMVALQTGKPCLNVVMGLYKPNGQLVWLLLNSQPLFLAGVTKPYAVVTTFSEIKKSAGSRLETEYQAASISEQDREIALRHNEQFELAAVNCLFYDWEISRGTVERTQGLTALLGYTQQEASPTQQWWLRIVHPDDLQRVDEEFKISLANGDRYKIEYRVRHKDGRYVWLQDRGFVERDGDNRTVRIVGIGIDISDRKKTEADLQQSEERIRLATTAANLGMWFWDLTINELIWTSKCKELFGFPPDTTITYDLFRDRLHPEDRERTDEAVSSAVAQKLDYDIEYRAVWTDNSVHWLAAKGRAFYNGDGQPVRMMGTVQDISERKQAEETLRQSEERYRFLADTIPEMVWTTDAEGETTYVNQRWEEYTGLNLEETAAYGWRKVLHPDDLEISAQLWTEALSNGTPYEAEHRYLRVADGTYRWHLVRGLPIKDDQGRIVKWFGTCTDIHQQKQIDEERAQILEREKAARLEAEAANRIKDEFLAVLSHELRSPLNPILGWAKLLKSRKFDDAATFRALDTIERNAKLQIQLIDDLLDVSRILRGKLCLNFAAFDLAVVINAAIETVKLAAQDKSIEMHLQIEPNVGKVLCDFNRLQQVVGNLLNNAVKFTPAGGRIDIRLSVGRGQGGAGSREQGAGSRGSLSSHLPPLPLSPSPTPPLSPTTTYAEITVTDTGKGISSEFLPHVFEYFRQADSSTTRNHGGLGLGLSIVRHLIELHGGTVTAESPGEGKGATFIVRLPLIEESSKQEKENKTEAENTNSLPLAGIRILLVDDEIDTRDFMSFLLQQQGATVSEASSASEALKAFAESTPDILLSDLGMPLVDGYSLISQIRSMSPEQGGEIPAIALSAYAGESDRDRAFAAGFQKHLAKPVEPTELLALIIDLLGQR; encoded by the coding sequence ATGCTAGACGCAGAAAAGTTCCAAAACCAGTTGGCTGATAATTTGTTATCGTTGCACCAGCAGATTAATAAACAAGCGAATTACTCGATGGTCGCAACTGTTGAAGAAGGAATGGTGCTGCAACTTGCGGACGGTACTATCCAAGCTGGCAATACCGCTTGTGAGCGCATACTTGGACTGAGTGCCGAGCAACTTATAGGGCATACTTCGGTGGATCACCCTTGGCAATCGATTCATGAAGATGGCTCTCCTTTCCCAGGTGAGACTCACCCAGCGATGGTAGCATTGCAAACAGGAAAGCCATGTTTGAATGTGGTGATGGGTTTGTATAAGCCAAATGGTCAGCTAGTCTGGCTATTGCTGAACTCACAACCTTTATTTTTGGCTGGAGTCACAAAACCCTACGCTGTTGTGACAACTTTTTCTGAGATAAAAAAATCCGCTGGCTCAAGACTTGAAACAGAATACCAGGCAGCAAGTATATCTGAACAAGATAGAGAAATTGCCTTGCGACATAACGAACAATTTGAACTGGCAGCGGTTAATTGCCTATTTTACGATTGGGAGATTTCGCGCGGTACTGTAGAAAGAACTCAAGGTTTGACTGCGCTTTTGGGATACACTCAACAAGAAGCCTCACCGACGCAACAATGGTGGTTGCGTATTGTGCATCCGGATGACTTGCAACGAGTTGATGAGGAATTTAAAATCAGTTTGGCAAATGGCGATCGCTATAAAATTGAGTACCGGGTGCGTCATAAAGATGGTCGTTATGTGTGGCTGCAAGATCGAGGGTTTGTTGAGCGGGATGGGGATAATCGCACTGTGAGGATAGTAGGCATTGGAATTGACATTAGCGATCGCAAAAAAACCGAAGCAGATTTACAACAAAGTGAAGAACGCATTCGGCTTGCAACTACAGCGGCTAATCTGGGTATGTGGTTTTGGGATCTAACCATCAACGAATTAATTTGGACTTCAAAATGTAAAGAACTATTTGGATTTCCACCTGACACGACAATTACTTACGATCTTTTCCGGGATCGTCTGCATCCAGAAGACCGCGAACGTACCGATGAAGCTGTTAGTAGCGCTGTTGCTCAAAAGCTAGATTATGATATAGAATACCGCGCTGTATGGACTGATAATAGCGTGCACTGGCTTGCCGCTAAAGGTCGAGCTTTTTATAATGGCGATGGTCAGCCAGTGCGGATGATGGGAACAGTTCAAGATATAAGCGAACGCAAGCAAGCTGAAGAAACTCTCCGTCAAAGTGAAGAACGCTACCGTTTCTTAGCTGATACTATTCCAGAAATGGTCTGGACAACAGATGCTGAAGGTGAAACAACTTACGTAAATCAGCGTTGGGAAGAATACACCGGCTTAAATTTAGAGGAAACTGCTGCCTACGGCTGGAGAAAAGTACTGCATCCGGATGATTTAGAAATATCTGCACAACTGTGGACGGAAGCACTCTCAAACGGTACACCTTACGAAGCTGAACATCGTTATCTGAGAGTTGCTGATGGCACATATCGTTGGCATTTGGTACGAGGTTTACCAATAAAAGACGACCAAGGACGCATCGTCAAATGGTTTGGCACTTGTACAGATATTCATCAGCAAAAACAAATCGATGAAGAACGTGCCCAAATTTTAGAGCGAGAAAAAGCTGCCCGTTTGGAAGCAGAAGCAGCTAACCGCATCAAAGATGAGTTTCTTGCCGTACTTTCTCACGAATTGCGATCGCCTCTCAATCCGATTTTAGGATGGGCAAAGCTACTTAAAAGCCGCAAGTTTGATGATGCGGCAACATTTCGGGCTTTGGATACCATCGAACGCAATGCTAAATTGCAGATTCAACTGATTGATGACTTGCTGGATGTCTCCCGCATACTGCGAGGTAAATTATGTTTGAATTTTGCTGCCTTTGATTTAGCAGTTGTAATTAATGCCGCTATCGAAACAGTGAAATTGGCAGCACAAGACAAATCAATCGAAATGCATCTGCAAATTGAGCCGAATGTAGGTAAAGTTTTGTGTGATTTCAATCGCTTGCAGCAAGTCGTCGGCAATTTGCTCAATAATGCCGTTAAATTTACCCCCGCAGGGGGACGAATTGATATTAGGCTGTCGGTGGGCAGGGGGCAAGGGGGAGCAGGGAGCAGGGAGCAGGGAGCAGGGAGCAGGGGGAGTTTGTCTTCTCATCTTCCCCCTCTGCCTCTTTCCCCCTCCCCCACTCCCCCCCTCTCCCCGACTACCACCTATGCCGAAATCACCGTTACCGACACGGGTAAGGGGATTTCCAGTGAATTTCTGCCCCACGTTTTTGAATATTTTCGCCAAGCAGATAGCAGCACTACCCGAAATCATGGTGGGCTGGGGCTGGGTTTGTCGATTGTTCGCCATCTGATAGAGTTACATGGTGGGACTGTGACGGCTGAAAGTCCAGGAGAAGGAAAAGGAGCGACTTTTATTGTCAGATTGCCTTTAATTGAGGAAAGCAGCAAACAAGAGAAGGAAAATAAGACAGAAGCGGAGAATACCAACTCCTTACCTCTGGCAGGAATACGGATATTGTTAGTTGATGATGAGATAGATACACGCGATTTTATGAGCTTTTTGCTACAACAGCAGGGAGCGACTGTAAGTGAAGCTTCATCGGCAAGTGAGGCGCTAAAAGCGTTTGCCGAATCGACACCAGATATATTACTGAGTGATTTAGGAATGCCGTTGGTAGATGGCTACAGTTTAATTAGTCAAATCAGATCGATGTCTCCCGAACAAGGCGGAGAAATTCCAGCGATCGCTCTTAGCGCTTATGCTGGAGAAAGCGATCGCGATCGGGCATTTGCCGCAGGTTTCCAAAAGCACCTCGCAAAGCCAGTAGAACCAACGGAATTACTAGCTTTGATTATAGATTTGCTTGGGCAGAGATGA
- a CDS encoding ATP-binding protein — protein sequence MKDGHKTDPFPGLGEMKARMRTFDWANTPVGSIDTWSQSLKSTVRILLASRYPMILIWGPNLIQFYNDAYSQIIGDKHPAALGTDIRITLAEAWDTLGPMIDEVMVTGIANWVPAQMLVLERSGYREESYFSLSHAPAEDDSGEIVGMFCVCSEVTQQILGDRRLRLLRDLASRAGETRSVETTCLDVAASIAEHPLDVPFALIYLRDPDGKTLRLCGKVNMPEKALLSLVSVNITEPGSDIWSLARAAAGETVLVEGVDSLFLIPGGPWNEPTRAALVMPIASSTQTEPLGVLVAGVSPNRFLDEGYRSFYELLVGQVSIAVRNAQAYEEERRRAEMLAELDRAKTAFFSNVSHEFRTPLTLMLGPLEDTLRDQQLSPSQREQITIAHRNSLRLLKLVNTLLDFSRIEAGRTQAIYEPTDLATLTADLASVFRSAIEKAGLEFIVNCQPLSEPVYVDRDMWEKIVLNLLSNALKFTQRGYIKVEQRANEGNIELRIEDTGSGIPQSELKNVFKRFHRIEGTQGRTHEGSGIGLALVQELAKLHGGSVRVESVCGGSTFIVSIKSGKQHLPVDQIASDRTLTPTSIRADAFVEEALRWLPDEVHDVDRSIEGRSRSRILLADDNADMREYLRKLLSTQYEVIAVADGEAALAAALEQVPDLVLSDVMMPKLDGFGLLTRLRQDQRTRSVPLILLSARAGEESRVEGLEAGADDYLVKPFSAREILARVKATLETARLRQEAARSRLEVQAAQERAIILERVTDAFYGLDRQWRFTYLNQRCEEYIGKTRSELLGKVVWDEYPMLKGSVFEEQYYKAVGDQVAVHFEVVSPFSEQWVEVHAYPSADGLSVNFRYISDRKELEQRREALLESERAARTEAERVGRLKDEFLAVLSHEIRTPLNAILGWSQLLRKGKLDTVQYEKGLDTIERNSKAQAQILEDLLDMSRIISGKIRLDVKNVNLNLVIEKAIESLVPALAAKDIQLETVLDDVPSAIIGDPNRLQQVVWNLLSNAIKFTPTGGTVQVSVEKVNSQVVLTVSDTGHGIKPEFLPHVFDRFRQADSSTTRKFGGLGLGLSIVKHLVELHKGTIQATSPGEEQGATFTVVLPLAEK from the coding sequence ATGAAGGACGGGCATAAAACAGACCCCTTCCCCGGACTCGGTGAGATGAAAGCGCGGATGCGTACTTTCGATTGGGCAAACACACCTGTCGGTTCGATAGATACATGGTCGCAAAGCCTGAAAAGTACTGTGAGGATTTTACTGGCATCACGGTATCCCATGATTCTGATATGGGGACCGAATCTGATTCAATTTTATAACGATGCCTATTCCCAGATTATCGGTGACAAGCATCCCGCCGCACTGGGTACGGATATTAGAATTACCCTCGCCGAAGCGTGGGATACCCTAGGTCCGATGATTGACGAAGTGATGGTAACAGGCATAGCGAACTGGGTTCCAGCACAGATGCTTGTTTTAGAGCGTTCGGGCTATCGTGAAGAATCTTACTTTAGCCTTTCTCACGCACCCGCCGAGGACGATTCCGGAGAAATTGTCGGGATGTTTTGCGTATGTAGCGAAGTCACTCAGCAGATATTAGGCGATCGCAGGTTACGACTTCTGCGAGATTTGGCATCCAGAGCAGGGGAAACGCGCAGTGTAGAAACAACATGCTTAGATGTGGCTGCATCGATCGCCGAACACCCACTAGATGTGCCCTTTGCATTAATTTATCTGCGCGACCCAGATGGAAAAACTCTCCGGCTTTGTGGTAAAGTAAATATGCCCGAAAAAGCGCTTCTTAGTTTAGTCTCTGTTAATATTACTGAACCAGGAAGTGATATATGGTCGCTGGCGCGAGCTGCTGCGGGTGAAACAGTTTTAGTTGAAGGTGTAGATAGCTTATTTTTGATACCGGGTGGTCCCTGGAACGAACCTACCCGTGCTGCACTCGTCATGCCGATCGCTTCATCAACTCAAACAGAACCGCTTGGCGTTTTAGTAGCCGGCGTCAGCCCCAACCGCTTTCTTGACGAAGGATACAGATCGTTCTACGAACTCCTTGTAGGTCAAGTATCCATCGCCGTGCGTAACGCCCAAGCATACGAAGAAGAACGGCGACGAGCGGAGATGCTAGCCGAACTTGACCGCGCAAAAACCGCCTTTTTCTCCAATGTCAGTCATGAGTTCCGCACCCCTCTGACTTTAATGCTCGGTCCATTAGAAGATACGCTACGCGATCAGCAGCTTTCCCCAAGTCAGCGGGAACAAATTACCATAGCTCACCGCAACAGTCTGAGACTGCTAAAATTAGTCAATACGCTTTTGGATTTCTCGCGCATTGAAGCGGGTAGAACGCAAGCCATCTACGAACCTACAGATTTGGCGACACTCACCGCAGACTTAGCTAGTGTGTTTCGCTCGGCAATTGAAAAGGCAGGTTTAGAATTTATCGTCAATTGTCAACCTTTATCCGAACCGGTTTATGTAGACCGGGATATGTGGGAAAAGATAGTTTTGAACTTACTTTCAAACGCTTTGAAATTTACGCAACGCGGTTACATCAAAGTTGAGCAACGAGCGAACGAGGGCAACATCGAGCTTCGTATTGAAGATACAGGCAGCGGAATTCCTCAATCTGAACTGAAGAACGTATTTAAGCGATTTCACCGCATTGAAGGAACCCAAGGTCGAACCCACGAAGGCAGCGGAATTGGTCTAGCGCTCGTCCAAGAACTCGCCAAACTCCACGGTGGCAGTGTCCGCGTCGAAAGCGTCTGCGGTGGAAGTACCTTCATCGTTTCGATTAAGAGTGGCAAGCAGCACCTTCCTGTAGACCAAATCGCAAGCGATCGCACGCTTACCCCAACCAGCATTCGTGCCGATGCATTTGTAGAAGAAGCGCTGCGGTGGTTGCCGGATGAAGTTCATGATGTGGATCGGTCAATTGAGGGGCGATCGCGATCGCGCATACTTCTGGCAGACGACAACGCTGATATGCGCGAATATCTGCGAAAGCTTTTAAGCACGCAGTATGAAGTTATCGCCGTGGCAGATGGCGAAGCAGCTTTAGCCGCAGCACTAGAACAAGTGCCAGACTTAGTGCTGAGTGATGTAATGATGCCGAAACTTGACGGCTTCGGTCTTCTAACTCGGCTGCGCCAAGACCAGCGTACACGTTCTGTACCGCTTATTCTCCTTTCGGCTCGTGCGGGTGAAGAATCGCGTGTAGAGGGACTTGAGGCAGGAGCAGACGACTATTTAGTTAAGCCCTTTAGCGCTAGAGAAATATTGGCTCGTGTCAAAGCAACATTGGAAACCGCTCGATTGCGGCAAGAAGCTGCCCGTTCTCGCTTGGAGGTTCAAGCAGCTCAAGAACGGGCAATTATTCTCGAACGGGTAACAGATGCCTTTTATGGTTTAGATCGGCAATGGCGATTTACTTACCTGAATCAGCGATGTGAAGAATACATCGGCAAAACCCGCTCTGAACTGCTGGGAAAAGTCGTTTGGGATGAATACCCAATGCTTAAAGGCAGCGTTTTTGAAGAGCAATATTATAAAGCCGTCGGCGATCAAGTTGCGGTACACTTTGAAGTAGTGTCGCCCTTCTCCGAGCAGTGGGTAGAAGTACACGCTTATCCCTCTGCGGACGGATTGTCAGTTAATTTTCGATATATTAGCGATCGCAAAGAACTCGAACAGCGACGCGAGGCACTTTTAGAAAGCGAACGCGCAGCTCGTACAGAAGCAGAACGAGTAGGACGCCTCAAAGATGAATTTTTGGCAGTTCTTTCTCACGAAATTCGCACACCGCTTAACGCCATCCTCGGCTGGAGCCAGCTTTTGCGTAAGGGAAAACTTGATACGGTACAATACGAGAAGGGGCTTGATACCATTGAGAGAAACTCTAAAGCGCAAGCGCAGATTCTGGAAGATTTGCTCGACATGAGCCGGATAATTTCTGGTAAAATTCGACTCGACGTTAAAAATGTCAATCTGAACTTGGTGATTGAAAAAGCGATCGAATCTCTTGTTCCCGCTCTTGCAGCCAAGGACATCCAACTTGAAACAGTTTTAGATGACGTACCCAGTGCAATAATTGGCGACCCGAACAGACTACAGCAAGTAGTGTGGAATCTTCTTTCTAATGCTATTAAGTTTACTCCCACAGGTGGAACAGTGCAGGTGTCAGTTGAGAAAGTAAACTCTCAGGTTGTCTTAACAGTAAGCGATACAGGTCACGGTATCAAGCCAGAATTTCTCCCGCATGTCTTCGACCGTTTTCGGCAAGCAGACTCCTCTACTACTCGCAAGTTTGGTGGTTTGGGATTAGGGCTTTCAATTGTCAAGCACCTCGTTGAACTTCATAAAGGAACTATACAAGCAACAAGCCCAGGAGAGGAACAAGGAGCTACTTTTACTGTTGTGCTTCCGCTGGCTGAAAAATAA
- a CDS encoding pyridoxamine 5'-phosphate oxidase family protein, with protein sequence MTTDTDQNQKIEKLRELVKDIDFGMLTTIDDDGSLHSRPMSTNGEIESDGTLWFFTYAPSLKVDEIEQHEQVNVSFAAPNKQRYVSMSGTAQLVKDRNKIEELWKPELKAWFPKGLDEPDIGLIKVNVVKAEYWDAPSSFVAHTIGLVKAIATGEKASSGENEKVTLG encoded by the coding sequence ATGACAACTGATACAGACCAAAATCAAAAAATTGAAAAGCTGCGTGAACTAGTCAAAGATATTGACTTTGGCATGTTAACCACCATCGATGACGACGGAAGTTTGCACAGTCGTCCCATGTCTACGAATGGCGAAATTGAATCTGATGGTACTCTTTGGTTTTTCACCTACGCTCCTTCTCTTAAAGTAGATGAAATCGAACAACATGAACAGGTTAATGTTAGTTTTGCCGCACCTAATAAACAGCGTTACGTTTCTATGTCCGGCACAGCACAATTAGTTAAAGACCGCAACAAAATTGAAGAATTGTGGAAGCCGGAACTCAAAGCTTGGTTTCCCAAAGGATTAGACGAACCGGATATTGGTTTGATCAAAGTGAATGTCGTAAAAGCTGAATATTGGGATGCACCATCCAGCTTTGTAGCGCACACAATTGGTTTGGTAAAAGCAATTGCTACGGGTGAAAAAGCTAGTAGCGGCGAAAACGAGAAAGTTACCTTAGGGTAA
- a CDS encoding cold-shock protein yields MKVPPEITYRNVDKTNALDTLSDTNQYAPVDAVIRDAFDAATQQLTKLTQRQNQHDKGQNHDNAMETTALVTKLFRDGGYGFLKGLDGQEIYFHRNSVLHDDFDRLEIGTGVHFFLSQGIEGPQASTVKIVDKPGVRAGKSDETLIEPPLDWRE; encoded by the coding sequence ATGAAAGTTCCACCAGAAATTACCTATCGCAACGTTGACAAAACTAATGCACTTGATACCTTAAGTGATACTAACCAGTATGCGCCAGTGGATGCGGTGATCCGAGATGCCTTTGATGCCGCTACTCAGCAGTTGACAAAACTCACCCAGCGCCAAAATCAACATGATAAGGGTCAGAACCACGACAACGCAATGGAGACAACAGCGCTTGTCACTAAGCTTTTTCGCGATGGGGGCTATGGCTTTCTCAAAGGCTTAGATGGTCAGGAAATCTACTTCCACCGCAATAGCGTACTACATGACGACTTTGACCGCTTAGAAATTGGCACGGGTGTCCATTTTTTCTTGAGTCAGGGTATAGAAGGTCCCCAAGCAAGCACTGTGAAGATTGTTGACAAGCCAGGTGTCCGCGCTGGCAAGTCAGATGAAACCTTAATCGAGCCACCTCTTGATTGGAGGGAATAA
- a CDS encoding phosphoribosyltransferase, translating into MRFKDRTAAGKLLAGKLVAYANRADVLVLALPRGGVPVAFEVAKALNAFLDVFVVRKLGVPGQKELAMGAIASGNVRILNEDIIRQEKIDELAIEKVTVEEQQELNRRQTVYRGDRPKLAIAGRTIILIDDGLATGATMRAAIAALHKQQPAKIVVAVPVSSPQTCQEIKSHVDEIICAETPSPFYSVGFWYEKFPQTTDREVRDLLNQAANRQLPFAIGT; encoded by the coding sequence ATGAGATTTAAAGACCGAACAGCAGCGGGTAAATTGTTGGCTGGGAAGCTAGTAGCTTATGCTAATCGTGCCGATGTTTTGGTGTTGGCACTACCAAGAGGAGGTGTACCAGTCGCTTTTGAAGTTGCCAAAGCGCTAAATGCTTTCTTGGATGTTTTTGTAGTTCGCAAATTGGGTGTCCCCGGTCAAAAAGAATTAGCGATGGGAGCGATCGCTTCTGGTAATGTGAGAATACTCAATGAAGATATTATCCGTCAGGAAAAAATAGACGAGTTAGCAATTGAGAAAGTGACGGTGGAAGAACAACAGGAACTAAATCGCCGCCAAACTGTTTACCGAGGCGATCGCCCCAAGCTTGCGATCGCTGGACGTACTATCATTTTGATTGATGACGGTTTAGCGACCGGTGCAACGATGCGGGCAGCGATCGCCGCATTGCACAAACAACAACCTGCAAAAATCGTTGTTGCGGTGCCGGTTTCATCACCGCAAACTTGCCAAGAGATTAAATCTCACGTAGACGAAATCATCTGTGCCGAGACACCTAGCCCCTTCTACAGCGTCGGTTTTTGGTACGAAAAATTTCCGCAAACAACTGATCGAGAAGTCCGCGACCTGCTCAATCAAGCTGCAAATCGCCAGTTGCCATTTGCGATCGGTACATAA
- a CDS encoding glycosyltransferase family 4 protein, translating into MRIAQVAPLWERVPPPAYGGIELVVGLLTDELVRRGHEVTLFASGDSISLAKLESVHPRALRLDPTIKEYNVYDLMHLSSVYERAEDFDIIHSHMGFTTLPYAKLVKTPTVHTLHGIFTPDNEKMFQHAKQQPYISISDAQREPRLDLNCVATVYNGIDVSSYKFHPEPENEPYLAFLGRISPEKGTHLAIEIAKKTGWRLKMAGKVDVVDVEYYEKEVKPHIDGKQIEYLGEANHEQKNALMGGAVATLFPITWREPFGLVMVESMAAGTPVIAMKLGSTKEIIDHGKTGFLCDNIEEFVFAIDRVAELDRRICREHVSKRFSLQAMTDGYEAVYRQLLADKFSQRNGHFRNAVTLAKSGI; encoded by the coding sequence ATGCGGATTGCTCAGGTAGCCCCACTATGGGAAAGAGTACCACCCCCCGCTTACGGCGGTATCGAGTTAGTAGTAGGGTTACTGACTGATGAATTAGTCCGACGGGGACATGAAGTAACGCTATTTGCATCCGGTGATTCTATCAGTTTGGCAAAGCTAGAATCAGTTCATCCGCGTGCTTTACGACTCGACCCGACTATCAAGGAGTACAATGTCTACGACTTGATGCATTTAAGTTCTGTGTATGAGCGGGCAGAAGATTTTGATATCATTCACTCGCACATGGGCTTTACGACATTGCCTTACGCTAAGTTGGTAAAAACTCCTACGGTTCATACGTTGCATGGTATTTTTACGCCTGACAACGAAAAGATGTTTCAACACGCTAAACAACAACCATACATCAGTATTTCTGATGCACAACGAGAACCGAGGTTAGACCTCAACTGTGTAGCGACTGTTTACAACGGAATTGATGTTAGCAGTTATAAGTTTCACCCTGAACCAGAAAATGAGCCTTACTTAGCGTTTTTGGGTCGGATATCGCCAGAAAAAGGAACGCACTTAGCAATAGAAATCGCGAAAAAAACAGGCTGGCGTTTGAAAATGGCAGGTAAGGTGGATGTTGTTGATGTGGAATACTATGAAAAGGAAGTTAAGCCGCACATCGACGGTAAGCAAATTGAATATTTGGGCGAAGCAAATCATGAGCAGAAAAATGCTTTAATGGGTGGTGCTGTAGCTACGTTGTTCCCCATTACTTGGCGAGAACCATTTGGGTTGGTGATGGTAGAATCAATGGCAGCAGGTACGCCAGTTATCGCGATGAAACTAGGGTCTACAAAAGAAATAATTGACCACGGAAAAACCGGTTTCTTGTGCGACAACATCGAAGAATTCGTATTTGCGATTGATCGGGTGGCAGAATTAGACCGGCGTATTTGTCGGGAACATGTCTCGAAGCGTTTTAGCTTGCAAGCAATGACCGATGGCTATGAAGCTGTTTATCGACAACTTCTGGCGGATAAATTTTCTCAGCGCAATGGTCATTTCCGCAATGCGGTAACTTTAGCCAAAAGCGGGATTTAG
- a CDS encoding ABC transporter permease, producing MNISSSQKKPRVAWQAVFSLLMFAVMYLPILVLAFYSFNSSPYSASWQGFTLNWYNQLFSDERILLALKNSLIVAFSAVSIAAVLGTLMAVGIARYQFPGKALYRGISYLPLIIPDIAIAVATLVFLAAFAIPLSLWTIVAAHVVFCLAYVALVVSSRLSNIDPHLEEAALDLGATPIQAFIQVLLPQLMPGIIAGCLLAFVLSLDDFLIASFTAGSGSNTLPMEIFSRIRTGVKPDINALSVILILVSAIVAFIAELIRASAEDKG from the coding sequence GTGAATATATCTTCATCTCAGAAAAAACCGCGTGTCGCATGGCAAGCGGTTTTCTCACTACTGATGTTTGCGGTGATGTATCTGCCGATTTTGGTACTTGCCTTTTATAGCTTCAACTCGTCGCCTTACAGTGCAAGTTGGCAAGGATTCACCCTTAATTGGTATAACCAACTATTCAGTGATGAACGTATATTATTAGCCTTAAAAAACAGTTTAATAGTTGCTTTTAGTGCCGTGAGTATAGCAGCAGTGCTGGGAACCTTGATGGCGGTAGGGATAGCGCGTTATCAGTTTCCGGGAAAGGCATTGTATCGGGGAATTTCTTATCTACCATTGATTATTCCCGATATTGCGATCGCCGTAGCTACCCTAGTTTTTTTAGCAGCCTTTGCCATCCCCTTAAGTTTGTGGACAATTGTTGCCGCTCATGTAGTATTCTGTCTGGCATACGTTGCACTTGTAGTTTCATCGCGACTTAGCAACATAGATCCCCACCTAGAAGAAGCCGCACTTGATTTAGGAGCCACACCGATACAAGCCTTCATCCAAGTATTGCTACCTCAGCTAATGCCTGGAATTATAGCAGGTTGTCTGCTTGCCTTTGTACTCAGCTTAGATGACTTTCTCATCGCCAGTTTTACCGCCGGTAGTGGTTCCAACACCCTACCAATGGAAATTTTCAGCCGCATCAGAACTGGAGTCAAGCCAGACATTAATGCTTTAAGCGTCATCTTAATTTTAGTATCTGCGATCGTTGCTTTTATCGCTGAATTGATTCGCGCTTCCGCAGAGGATAAAGGCTGA
- a CDS encoding group I truncated hemoglobin produces MKIQSLFTKAFWLTLVCISVVVVTIFRLTPSLAVSTTTTPTAQLSATPVIIAQYDSDSGRSGGKSLYKRLGEYDGISAVIDDTAQYVFNDPLIGKYFIGLSTNSKQRLGELLKAQFCQAAGGPCVYTGRPMKLSHMGIGLDNSEFDAFANDVARALDKNGVKQKAKNEVLAFVESLRGEIVER; encoded by the coding sequence ATGAAAATACAAAGCCTGTTTACAAAGGCTTTCTGGTTGACATTGGTTTGTATCAGTGTCGTGGTTGTGACTATTTTTAGATTAACCCCTAGTTTGGCTGTTTCCACGACCACAACGCCAACAGCACAACTATCAGCAACTCCAGTAATTATTGCCCAGTATGATTCAGATTCAGGACGTTCAGGAGGGAAATCTCTCTATAAAAGGCTGGGAGAATACGACGGCATCTCAGCCGTCATTGATGATACCGCACAATACGTATTCAATGACCCTCTGATTGGTAAATACTTTATTGGCTTGAGCACCAACTCAAAACAGCGGCTAGGTGAGTTGCTGAAAGCTCAATTCTGCCAAGCGGCAGGTGGTCCCTGTGTTTATACAGGACGCCCTATGAAGCTTTCCCATATGGGAATTGGTCTGGACAACAGTGAATTTGATGCTTTTGCTAATGATGTAGCGCGAGCCCTTGATAAAAACGGGGTGAAACAAAAAGCGAAAAACGAAGTGCTGGCATTTGTCGAGAGTCTCAGAGGCGAGATTGTCGAAAGGTGA